One segment of Zhihengliuella halotolerans DNA contains the following:
- a CDS encoding HAD-IIB family hydrolase → MSAATENAKSHTVVDESARAVFLDVDGTYADHGVVPDGHVRAVRAARAAGHKVLLCTGRPLSMLDDEILGAGFDGVVASAGAHVKIGGEVLLDRRFPAGLAARTVEVLDVHDAVYILEAQEALHAPPAAMERLREIIEEHFRHSPTGAAAILGALRPAADLAAVPFAKVSVFASPVPMSRLLAEIGEGVAVVENSIAAEGRHSGELYLHGISKADGLAAAIEHLNIPREHSIAVGDGENDLEMVAYAGIGVAIEGSSPQLTALADRTAAPPREEGLVAAFAELGLS, encoded by the coding sequence ATGAGCGCAGCAACGGAAAACGCCAAGTCCCACACCGTCGTCGACGAGTCCGCCCGCGCCGTCTTCCTCGACGTGGACGGCACCTACGCCGACCACGGCGTCGTGCCCGACGGACACGTCCGGGCAGTGCGCGCGGCACGGGCCGCCGGCCACAAGGTGCTGCTGTGCACGGGTCGGCCCCTCTCGATGCTCGACGACGAAATACTCGGCGCCGGGTTCGACGGCGTCGTCGCCAGCGCCGGTGCCCACGTGAAGATCGGCGGCGAGGTCCTGCTTGACCGCCGTTTCCCGGCCGGGCTCGCCGCCCGCACGGTCGAGGTCCTCGACGTGCACGACGCCGTCTACATCCTCGAGGCGCAGGAGGCCCTGCACGCGCCGCCGGCCGCCATGGAGCGCCTGCGGGAGATCATCGAGGAGCACTTCCGTCATTCGCCGACGGGGGCCGCGGCGATCCTGGGCGCCCTGCGGCCCGCCGCCGACCTCGCCGCCGTGCCGTTCGCGAAGGTCTCGGTCTTCGCGTCCCCGGTGCCGATGTCCCGGCTCCTCGCCGAGATCGGCGAGGGCGTCGCCGTCGTCGAGAACTCGATCGCCGCCGAGGGCCGCCACTCCGGCGAGCTCTACCTGCACGGGATCAGCAAGGCCGACGGCCTCGCGGCGGCGATCGAGCACCTGAACATCCCGCGGGAGCACTCGATTGCCGTGGGCGACGGGGAGAACGACCTCGAGATGGTGGCGTACGCCGGAATCGGCGTGGCGATCGAGGGCTCCTCCCCGCAGCTGACGGCGCTCGCCGACCGCACGGCCGCGCCACCGCGCGAGGAGGGCCTCGTGGCGGCCTTCGCGGAGCTCGGGCTCAGCTGA
- a CDS encoding P1 family peptidase, translated as MNTQSNSRVRARDLGIRLDGTPGAANAITDVPGIEVGYVTLRPEDRTACTGVTAILPRGRAGVGDPCAAGTFSLNGNGEMTGRTWIEESGQFATPILLTNSHAVGAAHAGVDAWMADVAPDVARRWMLPVVAETWDGYLNNINEPHVTPETARRALDAATGGPLAEGSVGGGTGMNCYGFKGGTGTASRRVAFGAGEYTVGVLTQANFGSRHELRIDGRPVGRASAAPCPLEETNWLQEEVDAARVPGGAGSVIVIVATDAPLLPGQLKALARRVPLGLARTGTTGGHFSGDIFLAFSTGNDGGLRSDFPVPGRQQELESIEHVPWGGIDPFFEATVQAVEESVLNALVNNEDVEGRDGHVSPALPHHEVLGAA; from the coding sequence GTGAACACCCAATCAAATTCAAGAGTTCGTGCTCGGGACCTGGGCATCAGGCTCGACGGCACTCCCGGCGCTGCGAACGCGATCACTGACGTGCCCGGCATCGAGGTCGGATACGTCACGCTGCGGCCGGAGGATCGCACTGCCTGCACGGGCGTCACGGCGATCCTGCCGCGTGGTCGCGCCGGTGTGGGAGACCCATGCGCGGCCGGGACGTTTAGTCTCAACGGCAACGGAGAGATGACGGGGCGGACGTGGATTGAGGAGTCGGGCCAGTTCGCGACGCCGATCCTGCTCACCAACAGCCATGCCGTGGGTGCGGCGCACGCCGGCGTGGACGCGTGGATGGCCGACGTCGCCCCCGACGTCGCCCGCCGGTGGATGCTCCCCGTGGTCGCCGAGACGTGGGACGGCTACCTCAACAACATCAACGAACCGCACGTCACGCCCGAGACCGCCCGGCGGGCCCTCGACGCCGCCACCGGCGGCCCCTTGGCCGAGGGATCCGTCGGAGGTGGCACCGGCATGAACTGCTACGGGTTCAAAGGCGGTACCGGCACGGCATCGCGGCGGGTGGCGTTCGGCGCGGGCGAGTACACCGTCGGCGTGCTGACGCAGGCAAACTTCGGCTCTCGGCACGAGCTGCGCATCGACGGGCGGCCCGTGGGACGCGCTTCCGCCGCGCCATGCCCGCTCGAGGAGACGAACTGGCTGCAGGAGGAAGTCGACGCCGCGCGGGTCCCCGGAGGGGCCGGGTCGGTCATCGTCATCGTGGCCACCGATGCGCCGCTTCTACCCGGACAGCTGAAAGCGCTGGCCCGCCGCGTCCCGTTGGGCTTGGCGCGCACCGGGACCACGGGCGGGCACTTCTCAGGAGACATCTTTCTCGCGTTCTCCACCGGGAACGACGGCGGCCTACGCTCGGACTTCCCGGTTCCCGGGCGTCAGCAGGAGTTGGAGAGCATCGAGCACGTTCCGTGGGGCGGCATCGACCCGTTCTTCGAAGCCACCGTGCAGGCCGTCGAGGAATCGGTCCTCAACGCGCTCGTGAACAACGAGGATGTCGAGGGGCGCGACGGCCATGTCAGCCCCGCGCTGCCGCACCACGAGGTACTGGGAGCCGCCTGA
- a CDS encoding APC family permease, whose protein sequence is MSGTRTAPTAERNSLSTGRLGIWGIVFLVASAAAPLTVVVSAAPMAFRLGGIGAPGAMLLCGAILALFAAGFTAMSTHVPNAGAFYAYALHGLGKSAGVGLAFVTAYAYAFLCFCFYAFIGFFGELVLTEWFGSAPSWWVIALASAAAVALLGMRQVDVGAKVLAVLVTAEVAILLVIAVAVLIIGGPEAPSAAGFDPRNILAGGGIGMLLVIGFGAFLGFEGTAIYAEEAKRPGRTIPRATYLVVALLAAFYAFTFWILTLAFGVEGVLAFAAGDNFESMVFAATTQFVGPLAAGVVQVLIVTSFFACILAFHNACTRYLFSLGREGILPSTLGRTHRVHKAPATASLALSAACIAGIGIAGIGIAAVFVTDAYLGLAVWTYATGVLGLVFGQALAAVAVVAFFARDRRGHSPWRVVVAPVLGAAGLIAAVTLIVIHFDLTTGMNGAINWVLILPTPLLFIAGMIYERILKTRRPALWAALGRTEKPVERQAD, encoded by the coding sequence ATGTCGGGAACCAGAACCGCACCAACCGCCGAACGCAACTCCCTCTCCACCGGCCGCCTCGGCATCTGGGGAATCGTCTTCCTCGTAGCCTCCGCCGCCGCCCCACTGACCGTGGTCGTTTCGGCGGCGCCGATGGCCTTCCGGCTCGGCGGAATCGGGGCACCTGGCGCCATGCTGCTCTGCGGGGCCATCTTGGCGCTGTTCGCAGCCGGCTTCACTGCCATGAGCACCCACGTGCCCAATGCCGGAGCGTTCTACGCATACGCGCTGCACGGGCTCGGAAAATCGGCCGGCGTGGGGCTGGCGTTCGTCACTGCGTACGCCTACGCCTTCCTGTGCTTCTGCTTCTACGCCTTCATCGGGTTTTTCGGCGAGCTTGTCCTCACCGAGTGGTTCGGATCGGCACCGTCGTGGTGGGTCATCGCGCTGGCCTCAGCGGCCGCCGTCGCGCTGCTCGGGATGCGCCAAGTCGACGTCGGTGCCAAAGTGCTCGCCGTCCTCGTCACCGCGGAAGTGGCCATCCTGCTGGTCATCGCTGTCGCCGTGCTCATCATCGGCGGCCCCGAGGCCCCGTCGGCGGCGGGTTTCGACCCGCGCAACATCCTCGCCGGCGGCGGCATCGGCATGCTGCTGGTCATCGGTTTCGGCGCCTTCCTCGGATTCGAGGGCACGGCGATCTACGCGGAGGAGGCCAAGCGACCGGGACGCACCATCCCCCGGGCCACGTACCTCGTGGTCGCGCTGCTCGCCGCGTTCTACGCGTTCACGTTCTGGATCCTGACCCTGGCCTTCGGAGTCGAAGGCGTGCTCGCCTTCGCCGCCGGAGACAACTTCGAATCTATGGTCTTCGCCGCAACCACACAGTTCGTGGGCCCGCTGGCCGCCGGAGTCGTCCAGGTTCTGATCGTCACGAGCTTCTTCGCCTGCATCCTGGCCTTCCACAACGCCTGCACCCGCTACCTGTTCTCCCTCGGCCGCGAAGGCATCCTGCCCTCCACCCTGGGCCGAACGCACCGCGTCCACAAGGCCCCCGCCACGGCGAGCCTGGCCCTGTCGGCGGCCTGCATCGCCGGCATCGGGATCGCCGGCATCGGGATCGCCGCCGTGTTCGTCACGGACGCATACCTCGGGCTCGCCGTCTGGACCTACGCCACCGGAGTGCTCGGCCTCGTCTTCGGTCAGGCTCTCGCCGCCGTCGCCGTTGTGGCCTTCTTCGCGCGCGATCGACGCGGTCATTCACCGTGGCGGGTGGTCGTGGCGCCCGTTCTCGGTGCCGCGGGCCTCATCGCCGCGGTGACCCTGATCGTCATACACTTTGATCTCACCACCGGTATGAACGGAGCGATCAATTGGGTTCTCATTCTCCCCACGCCTCTCCTGTTCATTGCCGGGATGATCTACGAGCGAATCCTCAAAACGCGGCGTCCGGCACTGTGGGCGGCACTGGGGCGGACGGAGAAGCCCGTTGAGCGACAAGCGGACTAG
- a CDS encoding aspartate aminotransferase family protein, translating to MTDTTTTTAGGPTDAQLAAGRRAYELDRAHVFHSWSAQETLDPMSIVKAEGVHVWDADGKRYLDFSSQLVNTNIGHQHPKVVAAIAAQAAELCTVAPQHANAARSEAARLIAELTPGDLNRIFFTNGGADAVEHAIRMARLHTGRRKVLSAYRSYHGGTHLAINVTGDARRVPNDDGDSGAVHFFPAYPYRSYFDSATPEEETERALKHLEDVIVLEGPANIAALILESIPGTAGIYVPPPGYIEGVRELTAKYGIVYIADEVMAGFGRSGKWFAVEHWNVTPDIITFAKGVNSGYVPLGGVAMSEAIYQTFAQRPYPGGLTYSGHPLACAAAVAAITAMREEGMIEHAAALGENVFGPELRAMAERHPSIGEVRGAGCFWAIELVKNRETREPMAAYGGSSPEMNELVGALKAAGMLPFANYNRIHVVPPLNISEEDARRGLAIIDEALALADAHVVS from the coding sequence ATGACGGACACCACCACGACGACGGCCGGCGGCCCCACCGACGCGCAGCTGGCGGCCGGGCGCCGCGCCTACGAGCTGGACCGGGCGCACGTCTTCCACTCCTGGTCGGCGCAGGAGACGCTCGACCCGATGAGCATCGTCAAGGCCGAGGGCGTGCACGTCTGGGACGCCGACGGCAAGCGGTACCTGGACTTCTCCTCGCAGCTGGTGAACACCAACATCGGGCACCAGCACCCGAAGGTCGTCGCGGCGATCGCCGCCCAGGCCGCCGAGCTGTGCACGGTCGCCCCGCAGCACGCCAACGCGGCGCGCTCCGAGGCGGCACGCCTCATCGCTGAGCTCACCCCGGGTGATCTGAACCGGATCTTCTTCACGAACGGCGGCGCGGACGCCGTCGAACATGCGATCCGCATGGCGCGCCTGCATACGGGCCGGCGCAAGGTCCTCTCCGCGTACCGCAGCTACCACGGCGGCACGCACCTGGCCATCAACGTCACCGGGGATGCGCGGCGCGTTCCGAACGACGACGGCGACTCCGGTGCCGTGCACTTCTTCCCCGCCTACCCCTACCGTTCCTACTTCGACTCGGCCACCCCCGAGGAGGAGACCGAGCGGGCCCTGAAGCACCTGGAGGACGTGATCGTCCTGGAGGGGCCGGCCAACATCGCGGCCCTGATCCTCGAATCGATTCCGGGCACCGCGGGCATCTACGTGCCGCCGCCCGGGTACATCGAGGGCGTGCGGGAGCTGACCGCCAAGTACGGGATCGTCTACATCGCGGACGAGGTCATGGCCGGCTTCGGCCGTTCAGGCAAGTGGTTCGCGGTCGAGCACTGGAACGTCACCCCGGACATCATCACCTTCGCAAAGGGCGTGAACTCCGGGTACGTGCCGCTCGGCGGCGTCGCGATGAGCGAGGCGATCTACCAGACCTTCGCGCAGCGCCCCTACCCGGGCGGGCTGACGTACTCGGGCCACCCGCTGGCCTGCGCGGCGGCGGTCGCGGCCATCACTGCGATGCGCGAGGAGGGCATGATCGAGCACGCGGCCGCCCTCGGCGAGAACGTGTTCGGCCCCGAGCTGCGGGCGATGGCCGAGCGCCACCCGTCGATCGGCGAGGTCCGCGGCGCCGGCTGCTTCTGGGCGATCGAGCTCGTGAAGAACCGGGAGACGCGCGAGCCGATGGCCGCCTACGGCGGCTCCTCACCCGAGATGAACGAGCTCGTCGGCGCGCTGAAGGCCGCCGGGATGCTGCCGTTCGCCAACTACAACCGCATCCACGTGGTTCCGCCGCTGAACATCAGCGAGGAGGACGCGCGTCGCGGCCTGGCGATCATCGACGAGGCGCTGGCACTGGCCGACGCGCACGTCGTCAGCTGA